GTGTGGCGACGATCCTGGGCTACCTCTCGGTGCCTTATGCGACGCTGGCGAAGTTCACCGGCAACGACCTGCTGCCGACCATGGGCCGCGAGTTCCTGGAACAACCGACGATCACCAAGATGGGCATCGTCGTGGTGTGCCTGGGCTTTCTCTACAACATCGGCATGACCATGCTCAAGGGTCGCAAGACCACCGTCAGCATGGTGATGATGACCGGGCTGATCGGCCTGGCGGTGTTCTTCCTGTTCTCCTTCTACAACCCGGAAAACCTCGCCCGCGACAAGTATTACTGGTGGTGGGTGGTGCATCTTTGGGTGGAAGGCGTGTGGGAATTGATCATGGGCTCTATGCTCGCCTTCGTCCTGATCAAGATCACCGGCGTGGACCGGGAAGTGGTGGAGAAGTGGCTGTACGTGATCATCGCCATGGCGCTGATCACAGGGATCATCGGCACCGGCCACCACTTCTTCTGGATCGGCGCGCCCGAGGTCTGGTTGTGGGTCGGCTCGATCTTCTCGGCGATGGAACCGCTGCCGTTCCTGGCGATGGTGGTGTTCGCCTTCAGCATGGTGAAAAACCGTCGCCGGCATCACCCGAACCGTGCCGCTACGTTGTGGGCCAAGGGCACCACGGTCACCGCGTTCTTCGGCGCTGGCGTCTGGGGATTCCTCCATACCCTGGCACCGGTCAACTATTACACCCACGGTTCGCAACTGACCGCGGCCCACGGTCACCTGGCCTTCTACGGCGCCTATGCAATGATCGTGATGACGCTGATCAGCTACGCCATGCCACGCTTGCGCGGCTTGGGTGAAGCGGCGGACGAGCGTTCCCAGCGGCTGGAGATCTGGGGCTTCTGGCTGATGACCTTGTCGATGGTGATGATCACCTTGTTCCTCACCGCAGCCGGTGTCGTGCAGGTGTGGCTGCAACGCTGGATGACGGATGGCAGTGCCTTGCCGTTCATGGCGACGATGGATCATTTGAAGCCGCTGTTCTGGGCACGACTGGTCAGCGGCGTCGGGTTCCTGGCCGGGTTGCTGTGCTACCTGCTGAGCTTCCGCCAGCGTGGTCGCGCGGCGCTGCGGGCGCCGGCGGCGGTGGTGGCTTCATGAATCACCACAACGACTAAGCCGGACCCATTTGTGGCGAGGGGATTTATCCCCGCTGGGGCGCGAAGCGGCCCCCTACATTCTGTCTGAAACACCGCAGTAGCAGACATTTCTGGGGCTGCTTCGCCGCCCAGCGGGGATAAATCCCCTCGCCACAATGGGTTCCGCTTAAGAGGAAATAACCATGGCATTC
This genomic interval from Pseudomonas alvandae contains the following:
- a CDS encoding cbb3-type cytochrome c oxidase subunit I, coding for MSMANPHLKFASQAVAKPYFVFALMLFLGQVLFGLIMGLQYVVGDFLFPLIPFNVARMVHTNLLIVWLLFGFMGAAYYLIPEEADRELHSPKLALLLFWVFAAAGVATILGYLSVPYATLAKFTGNDLLPTMGREFLEQPTITKMGIVVVCLGFLYNIGMTMLKGRKTTVSMVMMTGLIGLAVFFLFSFYNPENLARDKYYWWWVVHLWVEGVWELIMGSMLAFVLIKITGVDREVVEKWLYVIIAMALITGIIGTGHHFFWIGAPEVWLWVGSIFSAMEPLPFLAMVVFAFSMVKNRRRHHPNRAATLWAKGTTVTAFFGAGVWGFLHTLAPVNYYTHGSQLTAAHGHLAFYGAYAMIVMTLISYAMPRLRGLGEAADERSQRLEIWGFWLMTLSMVMITLFLTAAGVVQVWLQRWMTDGSALPFMATMDHLKPLFWARLVSGVGFLAGLLCYLLSFRQRGRAALRAPAAVVAS